From the Haladaptatus sp. DJG-WS-42 genome, the window CGAACGCTTGGAATACCGACTTGGTGGGGCATCACCCAGCCATGGACACCCCGAACCGTGATTCTGAGGTGGTCGAGAGTGCTCCCATAGGAACTGCCACCGGCGACTGCGAGGAGGCCAACTGCGGTGTCGGAAAACTCGTCAAATCCACAGTAGTCGTGGAAGTTCTTGAACGTAGAGGAGTAGGAGCTGTGGTACACTGGCGAGCCGATGAGGACGCCATCCGCCTCGCGGACGATTTTGAGAAGCCTATCAAGCTCCTCGCTCTCGTCGTGTCCGGGGTGATAGAGCGGGAGTGATGCAGCACCAAGGTCGATGAGGTCGGTCTCTGCCCCGGCCTCTGCAGCGGCGCCGAGTGCGTGTCTCAGTGCACGTTTCGTGTAGCTCTGTCGACGTCTACTGCCCGAGATTGCGACAATTGTGGGGGTCGTCATTGGTCACCGTTGGCCACTCGCAGTGAAAAACTCCCTTACTCCGCACACCAGTTCTGTTCATCACAGCACAATATTTTATTTTATTTAAATTCGTAGTAAAATTTATAATTATTACACTCGGTTGTTAAGTCGCACCATGGGTGACAAACTCCCGATTGGACGGCGTACATTTTTAAAAGCAACCGGTTCTGCGGCACTTCTCGCTTCGATGGGGCAGGTGACTGCACAGGGACCAAACAACGGGCGGCGTCGCGGGTCAAAGGAAAACGAAGTTCTCGTCGGCGTTTCAATAGGCGCACCCGACCACCGTGCGGAGGTCGAAAAACACGTTCCCGAACACGCAGAGGCAGTCCACGACTGTTCGTGTCTTCGCTACGTTGCGGTCAAGTTTAACGACAACGCGAGCGACCAAGCAAAGGAGAAGTTCAAGAAACGCATTCGCAAGAAAGCGTACATCAAATACGCAGAAGACAACGCAACGGTCTCGACGGCGTACACGCCAAACGACACGCGCTATGGCGACCAGTACGCAGACCAGATGGTCAACGCACCAACGGCGTGGGACACGACGCTCGGCAGTTCTGACATCACCGTCGCCGTGGTAGACCAAGGGGTCAAATACGACCACCCAGACTTAGACGGCAACATGGACGGGGGCGTTTCGAACTACGGCTACGACTTCGTTGACGACGACGCAGACCCGTACCCAGACGTGCTCGCAGACGAGTACCACGGCACGCACGTCGCCGGAATCGCGGCCGGTGAAGTGGACAACGGCGAAGGCATTTCCGGCATCGGGAACTCCTCAATTCTCTCTGCCCGCGCTCTGAGCGAGGAAGGGACGGGTTCGACCTCCGACATCGCAGACGCCATCGTCTGGGCCGCGGACAACGGTGCAGACGTCATCAACCTCTCGCTCGGTGGCGGCGGCTACACGCAGACGATGAAAAACGCCGTCTCGTACGCCTACAACACCCACGGTGTCTTCATCGCCGCAGCCGCTGGGAACGACGGTGCAGGCTCGGTGTCGTATCCAGCCGCGTACTCTGAATGTCTCGCTGTCTCCGCGCTCGACCCGGACGGCTCGCTCGCCTCGTACTCGAACTACGGAAGCAACCTCGAACTCGCCGCACCCGGCACGAACGTCCTTTCGACGTGGACTGACGACGGCTACAACAAAATCTCTGGCACCTCGATGGCGACGCCGGTCGTCGCCGGGGTTGCCGGATTGACGCTCGCACAATGGAGCCTCTCAGCGTCTGAACTCCGGACGCACCTGAAGAACACGGCGGTAGACGTAGGTCTTTCATCGAGCCAGCAAGGCAGCGGCCGCGTAGACGCCGGAAACGCCGTCACGACCGACCCTGACGACGGAGGCGCAGGCGGTGGCGGCGGCAGCGGCGAAACCGACACGACGACGGTGAACGACTCGCTATCGAGCAGTGCTGACGCAGACTGCTGGTCGTACGCGTGGAGCTATTCGGCCCCAAGCGAGGTCGAGATTACGCTTTCGGGTCCGAGCAGCGCTGACTTCGACCTGTACGTGAGCGACGGCACGGGTGCCTGCCCGACGACGTACTCGTTCGATTACTACTCCTACAGCGCGAACAGCGAGGAAGCGGTCATCATCACGAACCCGGACGTTTCGACCGACCTCCACATCCTCGTCGATTCCTACAGCGGCAGCGGGAGCTACGAGCTGACCATCACCGAGACACAGTAAGTCTTGGCTGAGACTCCTTTTTGAGTCGCGTTGACGGCCATTGCTGTAGACGTAAGCGTTACCCGTGAGCGTCTGATAAGCCCGCCAATGAGCGACGCCGCGTTCGACGCAGACCAGTGGGCCTCGGAACTCGAAGCCCACCGCGAAGAGAAAGACCAGTTTTTCAGAGACCACAAACAGTCGCCGGTCGCCCCCGAAAACCGAGACCAGTTCGACGGCCTCCAGTACTTCCCACCCGACCCTGCCTACCGTATCAACGCGACGGCAACCGTCCACGACGACCCCGATACCGTCTCACTCGAAACGACGGCGGGACCGGAAGTCGAGTACGAACGCTCACTCACGCTCAGCTTCGAGGTGCGCGACGACGAGTTCACGCTCGCAGCCTACCGCCAAGGTGACGGCCCGTACTTCGTCCCCTTCCGCGACAAGACAACCGGCCAGCAGTCGTTCCAGTACGGTCGCTACATGGAGTTTGAGACCGACCACGCGGTCGAAGACGGTGACGTGCTCACGCTCGATTTCAACCTCGCGTTCAATCCGTTCTGTGCGTACTCAGACGCCTTTACGTGCCCATTGCCACCGCGCGAAAACTGGCTCGATGTGGTCATCACTGCGGGCGAGAAGTGGGAGTAAGCCCTCGATTCCGGCTCCGACACTTCCCGACGCACTGATAAATTCCCGGCGAAGAACGCGAAACTGTTTATACGGCCTTATTGGGTATTATGCACCAATGGTCAGTATCGAACTTCGTGATATTCGGGCAGCGCGAAAACGGTTCGACAACGAGGCCGTTGTTCGCCACACGCCGCTCGAAACGAGTCGCTCGCTGAGCCGAATGTCCGGCGCGGACGTTCACCTCAAAATGGAACATCTCCAGCGGACGGGGTCGTTCAAAACGCGCGGGGCGTACAACAAGCTAAAACAAGTCGCCGCCGCAGGCGGAGTCAACCGAGTTGTCGCCGCAAGCGCCGGAAATCACGCACAGGGTGTTGCCCTCGCGGCGACGACGGTCGGCATCGAATCGACCATCGTGATGCCAAAAAGCGCCCCACAGACGAAAATCGACGCAACCCGCGACTACGGCGGCGACGTCGAACTCCACGGGAGCAACTTCCCCGAGGCGATGGCGTACGCGAAGACGCTCACTGAGGCCGACGACACTATCTTCGTCCATGCCTACGACGACCCGGACATCGTCGCCGGGCAGGGAACCATTGGTTTAGAGATTCACGCAGACCTCCCGGAGGTCGATACGGTCATCGTCCCAATCGGTGGCGGCGGGCTGATTGGCGGCATCTCGACGGCGCTCAAGGCGCTCGACCCCTCGATTCACGTCGTTGGCGTCCAAGCCGAGGCGGCGGCAACGGTACCAGAAAGTCTCGATAAGGGGGGCCCTCACTCGATTGACCACCCGGACACGATTGCAGACGGGATTGCGACCGGCGGCATCTCCGAGTTGACCTACGACCTCATCGAACGCCACGTAGACGAAGTCATCACCGTCTCAGACGACCAGATTTCGAGCGGGATTCTCATTCTCTTAGAGCGCGCAAAGCAGTTGGTCGAAGGAGCCGGGGCCGTGTCGGTCGCCGCCCTCCTCAGCGACGACCTCGACGTCGAGGGTGAAACTGTCGTCCCCCTGCTCTGTGGCGGGAACATCGACATGTCCATGCTCCAGACGGTGTTGACCCACGCGCTCACCGAACGCGCACAACTGCTTCGCCTGCGCGTGAAAATCGACGACCAGCCGGGCAAGATGACCCAGATTTCCGGCATCATCGCAGACGAGGGAGCGAACATCCGCGACGTGCGACACGACCGTGCCGTAGACGACCTGCGCGTTGGCGAGGCCTACCTCGTCTTCCAAGTCGTCACGAGCGGGACCGAACACGCAGAGTCAATCGGGCGAGCTATCGAGAGCGCAGGCTACGAAGTCGAGCGGATGAACTAACCCGCGCAGTTGGTTTTCTTTCTCGCAGAACAGTCGTCAAAAACCGACAGACGGCCCTGCAGTAGACCTCCCGCTGTCTGTGCCGGATAATAAACGGACGCACATATGTGGCAGAATGGTATTGGTCTACAGCCCAAAATCTTGTCAAACGTGACCGAGGTGCCTGATAGCATACATGTTGCTCAACACTGACACTATCGGCACGCAACCGAGGTCGAGAAACCATGAGAGATGAATTAGAATTTTCGAGACGAGAATGGATGAAAGCAACTGGTGCGCTGGGTGCAACCGCGGTGTCCGGCCTCGCTGGCTGTCTTGGCGGTGGTGGCGGCGGTGGCGAGGGTGCCCCGCTGTCGATGATTGAAGCCGAACCCCACCCCGGGTTGTACGAGCCATCCGAGGAAGAGAAAAACAACCAAGAAACGCTCGCACACCTGACCTGGACGGGCTACGATGCAGAGAACGTCCAAGGGCCGTTTCGCCAAAAGTTCAACGCCGAGACGAAAATCGACCTGTTCACGTCGAATCCGAAGGCGTTCAACCGCCTGAAATCGGGTGAGTGGCAGCAGTTCCACCAAGCCACGTTCGACATGGCGTGGATTCCGCGGCTCGCAGAGGCCGACCTTATCCGGCCGATGGACTACGAGTCGTGGAAGCCCTACACCTTCGACCAGTACATCGACCTGTTCAAGCGCGAAAACGGGTACAAGTACGCCTTCCTCAATGAGGACGATTACACGTTCGACACGGAGGGCAAACTCTACGGTCTCCCACAGCGGTTCGGGTGGGCCTCGTTCGCGGTGAACACCGACACGGTCGCAGAGAACGATTACAAGAGCTACGACGCCGCGTGGTCGGGCGACTACAACGTCGGTGTCTACGACCTGATGTTCTGGGGCATCCAGATTATCATGCTCCGGGAGGGCATCGACCCGTTCAAAGAACACACCGAAGAGGAAGTAGAACAGGTCAGACAGGCCACGTTCGACCTGTTCGACAACGCGACCACGTTGCTCCCTGATTTCGCGTCGATGAACCAGGCACTCAAAGCCGGCGAAATCGACATCGGATTCATCAGCGGTAACTGGATTAACGGCACGCTTCGGCGCGACGGGAACTACGAGTTCGAAGCCGTCGTGCCAGACGAAGGGAGCGTCATCTGGGTCGAAACGACTGCCTTCGTCAAAGGCGAGCAGCCGGACATCTCTGACAACTACATGGCCTACATGATGAACGGCGAGAACGCCCTCAAACTCTCGTGGCCGAGTTCGGGCGGGACGAACGTTGTGCCCCACAAAACGGCGTGGGAGAACTACAACGACGAACAGCGCAAGGTGCTGCGCGTAGACGATGTACCAGACATCATCGACCGGAGTGTCTTCTACGAAGGTATCCCGGACTTAGACAAGTTCGAACCAATCTGGCGCGAAGCGAAGACCCGCATCTAGTCCCCCTCCCCCATTTCGACATACACCACACACATGTTACAAGCGACAAATCTACGCAAGGAATACGGCTCGCTCGTCGCCGTCGAGGACGTCGATTTCGAAATCGAATCCGGAGAGTTCGCCACCATCGTCGGCCCCTCTGGCTGTGGGAAGACAACGCTCCTCCGGATGATCGCCGGGCATCTCACGCCAACCTCCGGGACGCTCGAATTCGACGGGCAAGACATCACGACGCTCGAACCACAGGAACGGCCGACGAGTCTCGTGTTCCAGTCCTGGGCGCTGTTCCCGCACATGACCGTCCGAGAAAACATCGAGTTCCCCATCAA encodes:
- a CDS encoding NADPH-dependent FMN reductase, whose protein sequence is MTTPTIVAISGSRRRQSYTKRALRHALGAAAEAGAETDLIDLGAASLPLYHPGHDESEELDRLLKIVREADGVLIGSPVYHSSYSSTFKNFHDYCGFDEFSDTAVGLLAVAGGSSYGSTLDHLRITVRGVHGWVMPHQVGIPSVRSQFDDDGFVNDALEARIEKLGTEIVEYATRLRMSIG
- a CDS encoding S8 family serine peptidase; amino-acid sequence: MGDKLPIGRRTFLKATGSAALLASMGQVTAQGPNNGRRRGSKENEVLVGVSIGAPDHRAEVEKHVPEHAEAVHDCSCLRYVAVKFNDNASDQAKEKFKKRIRKKAYIKYAEDNATVSTAYTPNDTRYGDQYADQMVNAPTAWDTTLGSSDITVAVVDQGVKYDHPDLDGNMDGGVSNYGYDFVDDDADPYPDVLADEYHGTHVAGIAAGEVDNGEGISGIGNSSILSARALSEEGTGSTSDIADAIVWAADNGADVINLSLGGGGYTQTMKNAVSYAYNTHGVFIAAAAGNDGAGSVSYPAAYSECLAVSALDPDGSLASYSNYGSNLELAAPGTNVLSTWTDDGYNKISGTSMATPVVAGVAGLTLAQWSLSASELRTHLKNTAVDVGLSSSQQGSGRVDAGNAVTTDPDDGGAGGGGGSGETDTTTVNDSLSSSADADCWSYAWSYSAPSEVEITLSGPSSADFDLYVSDGTGACPTTYSFDYYSYSANSEEAVIITNPDVSTDLHILVDSYSGSGSYELTITETQ
- a CDS encoding DUF1684 domain-containing protein; the protein is MSDAAFDADQWASELEAHREEKDQFFRDHKQSPVAPENRDQFDGLQYFPPDPAYRINATATVHDDPDTVSLETTAGPEVEYERSLTLSFEVRDDEFTLAAYRQGDGPYFVPFRDKTTGQQSFQYGRYMEFETDHAVEDGDVLTLDFNLAFNPFCAYSDAFTCPLPPRENWLDVVITAGEKWE
- the ilvA gene encoding threonine ammonia-lyase, translating into MVSIELRDIRAARKRFDNEAVVRHTPLETSRSLSRMSGADVHLKMEHLQRTGSFKTRGAYNKLKQVAAAGGVNRVVAASAGNHAQGVALAATTVGIESTIVMPKSAPQTKIDATRDYGGDVELHGSNFPEAMAYAKTLTEADDTIFVHAYDDPDIVAGQGTIGLEIHADLPEVDTVIVPIGGGGLIGGISTALKALDPSIHVVGVQAEAAATVPESLDKGGPHSIDHPDTIADGIATGGISELTYDLIERHVDEVITVSDDQISSGILILLERAKQLVEGAGAVSVAALLSDDLDVEGETVVPLLCGGNIDMSMLQTVLTHALTERAQLLRLRVKIDDQPGKMTQISGIIADEGANIRDVRHDRAVDDLRVGEAYLVFQVVTSGTEHAESIGRAIESAGYEVERMN
- a CDS encoding PotD/PotF family extracellular solute-binding protein; its protein translation is MRDELEFSRREWMKATGALGATAVSGLAGCLGGGGGGGEGAPLSMIEAEPHPGLYEPSEEEKNNQETLAHLTWTGYDAENVQGPFRQKFNAETKIDLFTSNPKAFNRLKSGEWQQFHQATFDMAWIPRLAEADLIRPMDYESWKPYTFDQYIDLFKRENGYKYAFLNEDDYTFDTEGKLYGLPQRFGWASFAVNTDTVAENDYKSYDAAWSGDYNVGVYDLMFWGIQIIMLREGIDPFKEHTEEEVEQVRQATFDLFDNATTLLPDFASMNQALKAGEIDIGFISGNWINGTLRRDGNYEFEAVVPDEGSVIWVETTAFVKGEQPDISDNYMAYMMNGENALKLSWPSSGGTNVVPHKTAWENYNDEQRKVLRVDDVPDIIDRSVFYEGIPDLDKFEPIWREAKTRI